In the genome of Fuerstiella sp., one region contains:
- a CDS encoding carboxypeptidase-like regulatory domain-containing protein, producing the protein MHFSFKQITALFMAVLFVLPANLIAGSTTQSPARPKLRNVELGQDGAVIGRVLDIHGQPVAGTVVEISTKDGKRAVETNERGQFTLTGFRGGVCAIQVDDAKYGARLWTQGTAPPKSLRQFTVVNEPITVVRGQDGDGMLAGLTSAQWLGLLLLAGGITAIAIAADDDAS; encoded by the coding sequence ATGCATTTCTCCTTCAAACAAATCACTGCCCTTTTTATGGCAGTATTGTTCGTGTTGCCGGCAAACCTCATTGCTGGCTCGACAACGCAATCTCCTGCCAGGCCAAAACTGCGAAACGTTGAGTTGGGGCAAGATGGTGCTGTCATCGGACGCGTTCTCGACATCCACGGTCAACCCGTTGCCGGTACAGTGGTTGAGATTTCGACCAAAGACGGCAAACGTGCCGTTGAGACCAACGAAAGAGGACAATTCACACTTACCGGCTTCCGTGGCGGCGTTTGTGCGATACAGGTTGATGATGCTAAATACGGTGCCCGCCTCTGGACACAGGGAACAGCTCCACCGAAGTCTCTGAGACAATTCACTGTGGTCAACGAGCCGATTACCGTTGTCCGCGGACAAGACGGAGATGGCATGCTGGCCGGTCTAACAAGTGCCCAGTGGCTGGGCCTGCTGCTGCTTGCCGGTGGTATCACGGCAATCGCTATCGCTGCTGACGACGATGCCAGCTAG